The region aatggAATAATGGAGttcaaatattaaatatgattataaatgaaaataataatattatgaatatgGTTATAGAATGCTTAgatcaaaattataaggAATATTATGCAACCgataaaaagaataaatttacattttttgatttaaatgaaatattaatttcttATTTTAACGCTCtgacatttatatatataaatatatttaatagtTATTATAACAgcaaatttttaaaacagCAGAATACAGAAATAGTTATAAATGTTCAAAGgggaagaaaaaaaataaaaaaagataatgaAGAAGAGAAGAATATTgccataaaaaatttaaactcacttttaaataatatagttTTATTGCTGAGTGTTGTTGATTTTAATCTTTTGTATGATCAGGTAAATATATCTGTAGTGGATATATATgtccaattttttttaaatatatatattataaatcaagagaataataataataatagtaatagtagtaataatattattaatattacgACTTATCATGACTCTATATCTATGATTGTTAGTAAGCTACTaaaactatatattaaaGAGGAAAGCacaaattttgaaaataaggatgaagataaaaatgaaataattgaAAACTCAAAACGTGATgttaatgataaaaatagtgGCGATAACGAAAAAAGCGATCATGTGTACAATGGTATATCCAATAATGAACCTAAAAATCATCAGattttaaaagataatGTGTATGTTgtgaatttttattcctattcttttacttatatatttttaaatgtgtGCAAAAAATGCACGAATGTAAACGTATGTGATTCGCTTTTAATTGCGAAAAATACGCCGATAcctaaaattataataaaagaatttgttgattatataaaagataattccttgttatatttaaatttaaatttgcAATCGCACTCACAGAacgaaataataaatattttaaatattttggaATATTTGTCTAAAAATTTAAGTTTGAATTTGCTGGATTTTTTGAAAGATTTTATAGACATGCTAGgtattgatatatattatataagaaaatatatttttgacatatttaaaaattttataattttagcCAAATCTTGGGAAGAGATAAAGGAAGCACGCGATATTCAGGGCATGCCCATTAAAGGAGATAAAAATGAGATGACAAATAGAAAAGGGAATCGACgaagtaaaatatatggaaTAGATAGTGAAGATGAAgatgaattttttaaaaggaaaaaagGAAGTGGTAATAATGGGCATGCTGAAAACGATGAATACAATAGTAGTTTTTTTAGTTCAAATGATGAGAAAGATGAAGATAATAGTGAAAAGGATGATGGGGATTATGATTTTAAACGCGGTGGAAAGGGAAAGAGTAAAAAAACAAAGCAAAAAAAGGgggataaaaaaaatcgaaataGTAATAAACGTAATAGCAATGGAGAAAATGGTACAGATAAAAAACAAGATAATCAAAAtgcaaagaaaaaaaaagttacaaattttttaaataatctTTCTTCAAATGTTAATGATAGTAATATTAATACAACTTATAaagatttaataaataaaataattttggaAGATTCTgaatttttacaattatgttttaaagaatgtttaaaaaatagatCCTTTATTATGAATGTGTTAATATCTAGACAATATGATGCAAAATTACATGTAAGATgtcatttattaaaaatattacatgaattaattgaaaataattttattccattaaattattacaataatatatgtttgaTATGTAGTGAAAGGATTAATGACAAGTCACCTTTGGTTAGACAGAGAGCATTTTCATTACTTTCATGCATAGCTAGCGATGtagtaaataataaatatgttattcCATTAGATactaacaaaataaaaagggaGCTAGTCAGTTTGAACAAAAGAAAAGATATGATAATTgagaaagaaaataaagaaaaggATGTATGTGAATCGGAAGGTATAGGAATGGAAAAAAGGGATAAGATGAATGAGAATGTTTCAATCAAAAacaagaataaaaaaaaacatataaaccTTTCGGATAGCGACAGTGATGATGCAAATAGCGAAAATGAAACTTGTAGAGGAAAGGTAAATGATACAGAAAAAGATGATGACATAGATAGTGTGGAATCATTTTTAAgtgatgataaaaataagagGAGAAATAGCAATGCTAATAATAGCAAATAtgatttaataataaaaatgtataatgAAGTTTTATCAATTTCTATGATTGTGGATAACTGTGTTGACATATGTTTTAAACTACTATACTCTATAGTGGATGCAGATCAAAAAAGttcaataaaatttttaattttagcACATATGtgtggaaataaaaaagcaGGAGAGCATATGAATAACGTATGGTCTTTAATATTTAGTAACAATAACAGTATTattgaaataattattaacgagtttataaatgtaaatatatgttatgAAGATTACAGAATTAGTGCATTTAGgttaattaatattataataaatagcaaattaaaagatataGCAAGTATCGAAAAGATAATAGAATGCTTATTAATGAATGAAAAGAGCAATTTAAGTATAAGTAAATTATTAGACGAATTATTTaacattatatttgttgATACATTTAGTGAAAATAAGAATATGATTATAAAAGAAGGTGCATTACTACTTATGAAGATATTGTGTTATTCGATACACACTGTTAACACAAAAAAAGGAAAGAAagaacaatattttttttttactaataaaagaaaacatttaattattttatttattaatcaatataaagataatatgcattttaTCAATCTTttgattttaatattaaaatataacaatacaaataaaattatacaaagtctattaattattttattcaattTAGTATTTGatcatattataaatgacaaaaaaaatagcacATTATGCAATTCTATATTTGATTCTACAGATAGTCCGCAATATAAGAATAAGATTTCAAGGATAAAAGCAATTAAGGATGTAAATGACGAAAGTAATGGCATCTTTAATGGTACAATTAAcccaaaaattaaaagtgATGAATATGTcgaacatttttatttgaatgaTGACTTAAACGTGTGGCTTAAATGCTCTCAATCAATTGTCGAAAGTATGTATGAGCATTTCGATgattttattgttatatttacggtaaagataaaaaatttgcTAAATGGGTTATTTGGAAACAGTAATGGAGAGAATAACTCTAAAAACATTGATTACAAAGGATCCAAACTTAAGAAGAAAACAGAAAAGGGGGATGATTTGAACAATATACCGTGCTCAAcattaacaaaatttatttttgttttaggGCATTTAGggttatatacatatatatatgcagaGAAGGTACagaacaaattaaaaaaattgtctTTAAAAAACGAGAATAATTATGGTATGTGCACAAAGGAAGAAAAGGATAGAGAATATTTTGATTACATAGTTGAGCATATGATTGTGTGTAATAACTTACTTGGTAAAAAACTAGtaccattattatttttaataataaacaaccctgagaaattttttaatgagtGTTTAATTGCAGAAGAAAACAATATGTGCGATGATATGTCAAAGAAACAGAATAAAgattatatacattttaataactgtcaaaaaatggaagaaaaaatatatatgtattatgaCATGTATGCActtatatttgtttgtttGCTAACATTGTGtaaattttcaattataTCTCAAAGCTTTtgtcaaaaaataattagcAGTTGTAGTAAGATATCTACAATACAACTAATTGTATCGATAATAATAGAAGAAGAAAATCAAATTTTTGGAAAGATTGCAAAGTTGTTATCCTCAAATAgggataataatattggaATTGATACTCAGCAAAATTGGgatgatgataatattgATGATAAGGAATATAATGGGGATAATAGCGGTTATTTAAGCATTGAATATAAGAGAAGTGAAAATcataagaaaataaatcagGGAAATTATTTCGAGTATATACAAAACACGATATTGTATAAAACAATTTCAAATATACGAAAGATGTTATTAATAAGTTATGCAGATTTATTGTATAGACATCCAAATATTTTAGAACcatataacaaatatattttcaaagtGCTAAATGATAAGGACATAAATATGCGAAGAACAGCTGTCTCTGTTTTtacacatttatttatgacTGATACTGTAAAAgcaaaaaatacattacTTGTACACATGATGTATTTAACCAATGATACAGATGATAAAATATCGAGTGGATCAAAatcctttttttatgaacTTAACCGTAAATCATCTATTACGTtagtaaataatatttgtgATATGGTATCCGTATTAGCTAATAATGAAAGGAACTTAACATACAAAATGAATAAGGAAATAttagaatttttattattgtttattaaaaaaagcaaatataatgaaacactagtagaaaaaatatttaaaaaaatgaaagaaacgaatattaataaatcaGACGctttacatttatatatgcaagTGCTTTTAAACATTCAAATAGATGAAAAGGTGTTAAGTAGAATAAACAAATGCTTTCCTTTAATAAGATACATTATAAGGGAAAATCAACATGTTCATGACAATTTAGTACTTATATGCAAAAAAGCAACTGAGAAAAAACGAGGTAGACCAGCAGATGAAACACAACATCAGCAGCAACAACAACAAAAAAACCAAGCAAATGGAAATGAGAATGAAAAGggaaaagaagaaaaaaatgaaaatgataaatctGAAAGTAAAATGAAAGAATTGGCTGAAGAAATACTTGGAAAAATTGAATCTACCACGAATAAAGCAAAAAATTTTGCAAAAGCAgccaaaattaaaaatgaaaatgaagttattaaaaatgagGAAGATGCAGTAGGAAATGATGATGAAGTGTATAGTAATGAAGAATGATCGAAATGTTATTGTGTTTATTTTGTACGTTTAAACGAACTCAGTTGGAGAAAATggcaataataataattttttatgttatattggcatatttatttgtatgtattttttctatatgcACTTATAAATGTGTTTGCATGTGCTTTCTCTATGTGTTTCTAtcatttccttttttttgtgggttgttatttttattatttttgtaacaCTGTGGAGGACTATAACTCATATAGCCATACTATTAACTGCActttgttattatatttttatattttaatacattttatttttttgtaatagtTCGAGTGCATTAGAAAAATGAATGCATATTGCACTGTATTCGATTTTTGCTAAACGAAAACTACCTTCTTAATCGGTTATTTGTGTTTCGAttaactttttaaaaattaataaatttgaaaaaaatgatataaagaACGAGTATCTGGGTATAGAtatgcaaatatatatatgcacctttttttaatacacAAAGGAAATACTATAACCatgcatataatacaatttacttaaacaaataattaatCCAAAAAAGCAATCGAAAAattattgatatatatagttgGATTTCTTCGTTAGGattgaatattttatacatttgTTAAGGTCTTTGTTTTTGAGTTATATGATTTTAttggaattttttttgtgcaACTCATACCTTGGAATAAGCGTTTGTTCTATCATCTCTGGACgatgagaaaaaaaatatgcataatttttggaaaaatattttacgtatatatgtgtgaaatttattatatgcaaagtaatatgaatttatttatattttttacctgaaacaatattatgaacgattttttttttcacattcACCTAAATTAAAGTAAATATATCCCAttatgtatgcatatatataaaggaaAAAAGTGGCAATAATCTTGCTgccatattattttttattaaatgtgTAATTTGGGGGATGGATATATTCAACAAATTCATTCACTcattcaaatattttacaatttgtaaaagaaaaaaatagaaaaaagaCAATAATGCATTGAATTAATCTTAGTTTTATCTTACTAAATAAAGAATGCATTCTGTTAACCAGGGTAAAATGATTAAATTGACACCTTTctataaaaagaaaaaggaTTTAAATATGAGAATATTTGTGTGGTGTTACTACTTATGCTTATAGCGCATGtatactttttatattttttccctttATACCTCAAAATTGGTTGGTAAATATTCCGAAAGAGAAAATGAatctacatttttttgaataatatgattaatattatttttggcTTTACTAAAAgcaattttcttttttattataattagaattttatttttcaaagcAATTctatcttttattttttgttgctgtgagagaaaaaaatatgtattcatttgtatttataaatttatacatatattcgattatttgcatataatttttatattatttgtttgttttgTCGCATTATATTACCGTTTCGTCGTAAAAGGCGTTACAGCTTTTTTCAGCATTTTCAAGGGATCCATATTTTTG is a window of Plasmodium berghei ANKA genome assembly, chromosome: 10 DNA encoding:
- a CDS encoding condensin complex subunit 1, putative, which gives rise to MLQGKIKKFKVPLDNSVDNFLKDIKIKKNEYVCACEAEDLDNISLNCESIIKLFNFINESYSNVLLLLTQEGFDYLLNYIRICDNLDDFEHEKIFGCLIILAEKSVDIYKNYFKCLEKCNKKNEWNNGVQILNMIINENNNIMNMVIECLDQNYKEYYATDKKNKFTFFDLNEILISYFNALTFIYINIFNSYYNSKFLKQQNTEIVINVQRGRKKIKKDNEEEKNIAIKNLNSLLNNIVLLLSVVDFNLLYDQVNISVVDIYVQFFLNIYIINQENNNNNSNSSNNIINITTYHDSISMIVSKLLKLYIKEESTNFENKDEDKNEIIENSKRDVNDKNSGDNEKSDHVYNGISNNEPKNHQILKDNVYVVNFYSYSFTYIFLNVCKKCTNVNVCDSLLIAKNTPIPKIIIKEFVDYIKDNSLLYLNLNLQSHSQNEIINILNILEYLSKNLSLNLLDFLKDFIDMLGIDIYYIRKYIFDIFKNFIILAKSWEEIKEARDIQGMPIKGDKNEMTNRKGNRRSKIYGIDSEDEDEFFKRKKGSGNNGHAENDEYNSSFFSSNDEKDEDNSEKDDGDYDFKRGGKGKSKKTKQKKGDKKNRNSNKRNSNGENGTDKKQDNQNAKKKKVTNFLNNLSSNVNDSNINTTYKDLINKIILEDSEFLQLCFKECLKNRSFIMNVLISRQYDAKLHVRCHLLKILHELIENNFIPLNYYNNICLICSERINDKSPLVRQRAFSLLSCIASDVVNNKYVIPLDTNKIKRELVSLNKRKDMIIEKENKEKDVCESEGIGMEKRDKMNENVSIKNKNKKKHINLSDSDSDDANSENETCRGKVNDTEKDDDIDSVESFLSDDKNKRRNSNANNSKYDLIIKMYNEVLSISMIVDNCVDICFKLLYSIVDADQKSSIKFLILAHMCGNKKAGEHMNNVWSLIFSNNNSIIEIIINEFINVNICYEDYRISAFRLINIIINSKLKDIASIEKIIECLLMNEKSNLSISKLLDELFNIIFVDTFSENKNMIIKEGALLLMKILCYSIHTVNTKKGKKEQYFFFTNKRKHLIILFINQYKDNMHFINLLILILKYNNTNKIIQSLLIILFNLVFDHIINDKKNSTLCNSIFDSTDSPQYKNKISRIKAIKDVNDESNGIFNGTINPKIKSDEYVEHFYLNDDLNVWLKCSQSIVESMYEHFDDFIVIFTVKIKNLLNGLFGNSNGENNSKNIDYKGSKLKKKTEKGDDLNNIPCSTLTKFIFVLGHLGLYTYIYAEKVQNKLKKLSLKNENNYGMCTKEEKDREYFDYIVEHMIVCNNLLGKKLVPLLFLIINNPEKFFNECLIAEENNMCDDMSKKQNKDYIHFNNCQKMEEKIYMYYDMYALIFVCLLTLCKFSIISQSFCQKIISSCSKISTIQLIVSIIIEEENQIFGKIAKLLSSNRDNNIGIDTQQNWDDDNIDDKEYNGDNSGYLSIEYKRSENHKKINQGNYFEYIQNTILYKTISNIRKMLLISYADLLYRHPNILEPYNKYIFKVLNDKDINMRRTAVSVFTHLFMTDTVKAKNTLLVHMMYLTNDTDDKISSGSKSFFYELNRKSSITLVNNICDMVSVLANNERNLTYKMNKEILEFLLLFIKKSKYNETLVEKIFKKMKETNINKSDALHLYMQVLLNIQIDEKVLSRINKCFPLIRYIIRENQHVHDNLVLICKKATEKKRGRPADETQHQQQQQQKNQANGNENEKGKEEKNENDKSESKMKELAEEILGKIESTTNKAKNFAKAAKIKNENEVIKNEEDAVGNDDEVYSNEE